A genome region from Eurosta solidaginis isolate ZX-2024a chromosome 2, ASM4086904v1, whole genome shotgun sequence includes the following:
- the LOC137242562 gene encoding protein PET117 homolog, mitochondrial, protein MSVAAKISLVLSVGFAGGVIGYVHYKQSSDRARLHEGVVKDIERQQRRKIENTYLLQKQIDLTTQLKDMEAAESNPDLKQNTNIQ, encoded by the exons aTGTCCGTTGCTGCTAAAATATCTTTGGTGCTATCCGTCGGCTTTGCGGGGGGAGTTATTGGTTATGTTCATTACAAGCAAAGTTCAGACCG CGCGCGTCTGCATGAAGGTGTCGTAAAAGACATTGAGCGCCAGCAACGtcgtaaaatagaaaatacatatttGCTGCAGAAACAAATTGATCTCACCACGCAACTCAAAGACATGGAAGCTGCAGAAAGTAATCCagatttaaaacaaaatacaaatatacaataA
- the U2af38 gene encoding splicing factor U2af 38 kDa subunit — translation MAEYLASIFGTEKDKVNCSFYFKIGACRHGDRCSRIHNKPTFSQTVLLQNLYVNPQNSAKSADGSHLVANVSDEEMQEHYDNFFEDVFVECEDKYGEIEEMNVCDNLGDHLVGNVYIKFRNEQDAEKAANDLNNRWFGGRPVYSELSPVTDFREACCRQYEMGECTRSGFCNFMHLKPISRELRRYLYSRRRRTRSRSRSPRRRRSRSRDRRRSRSREGRGGPGGGKGRY, via the exons ATGGCTGAATATTTGGCGTCCATTTTCGGTACCGAAAAAGACAA AGTTaattgttcattttattttaaaattggcGCTTGCCGCCATGGCGACCGCTGCTCACGCATACATAACAAGCCTACATTCTCTCAAACTGTTTTACTACAAAATCTCTATGTAAATCCCCAAAATTCAGCAAAATCTGCAGACGGTTCACATTTAGTGGCAAATGTATCTGACGAAGAAATGCAAGAGCATTATGATAACTTTTTTGAAGATGTTTTCGTTGAATGCGAGGATAAGTATGGTGAAATTGAAGAGATGAATGTATGCGATAATTTGGGTGATCATTTGGTGGGAAATGTTtacataaaatttcgaaatgagcAGGACGCTGAGAAAGCTGCAAATGATTTGAATAATCGTTGGTTTGGTGGACGACCGGTATATTCGGAACTGTCGCCGGTTACTGACTTCCGTGAAGCCTGCTGTCGGCAATATGAAATGGGCGAGTGCACACGGTCCGGATTTTGCAATTTCATGCACTTGAAACCAATTTCGAGGGAATTGCGAAG ATACCTATATTCACGACGTCGCCGTACACGTTCGCGTTCCCGTTCACCACGACGCCGTCGTTCACGCTCCCGAGATCGCCGTCGTTCGCGAAGTCGTGAGGGTAGAGGAGGCCCTGGTGGTGGCAAAGGACGCTACTAA